GATTAATTGAAATAGAAGTTGTATTGGATATCATAACGCTATCAGACTAACTTTCAGACGATGGAAATGGAGACAAACGGGTTTAAATGCTGCAGCAGGGTTATCGTATACGGAAGCGGAATGGTTATCGGAATGGCAAAGTATAGTGGACATGGCCTCTCCGACAATCAGAAATCAGACTGCTACCTCTTACCAGAGCCTTGAAGAAGTACCGCAACATCTCTTTTCTCCCGAActctatcaatttttattctcgaGACTACAGAGTCTGCTTTCATTTCAGATACACGTCTTAACCTTGGCCCATGTCTTAAAAAGGCCTATAATAGTTATAGCGGAAACTATGCTGAAGGATGCGGACGGAGTAGCTTTAGCGCCGATCCCATTCGGTGGAGTGTATTTACCCTTGGAAGTACCGCCTACGCATTGTCATCGAACACCCTTACTCTTGGCATATCATTCTGCTCACTTCTCCCCGCTTGTAACTGTAGACGGGTGCAATGATTATGGTAGCGCTTGCGGCGAAGGAGTTAGCATACCATTAGTGGATCCAGACACGGGCAAATTGTTGTCAGTCTTATTTGCCGTCGATCCTGGTCCTGATTGGGATTGGGTTGATGGTTCACGAGAATTGTTAACTTGTACGCAGGATACCGTAAGTAAATCTTGTTGCGTGTATTTATTAGCACACTAATAagcattaaattattgataagataacgaaattatttttattactttttgcatGTAGATGGAAATTTTACTGCGACAGTATTTAGACTGTGAGTATCAAAGTTTCACATCCGAAGATATTGATAGGCTTTCCGACACGGATGGTCCTTTGTCAAAGACTGCGAAGCAATTGTTAGAGGTCGCGAAACAATTCGGTTCTATCGGTAAATCTGTCAGTAAAAAACTATTATCTATGACGAATAAAAGGCCAAAGAGTCCACCTTCCACGAACGGTGGAATTTCCACAGAAGGTTTGTTGTGCGTGAGGATAAAGAGTAGACGTCATCAGTATGTGGATCAAATGCTGCAAAATTATCTTCAATGTGCCCATGCAAGGTACTTGTTCGACTTCGTTTGTTCGATAGATCTGAGGACAGTTATATAGATTTCTTGCATGTTACAGATACCTACAAGATCATCAGGTGGATGACACGGGTAGTGAACTGAATTACGGTGCCGGAAGGTCCAAATTTTACGCTGCCAGTGATCGCGGTAGTCATGCGAGCGTTAGCAAACTATTACCCACTAACACAAACAAAGATCATACGCTTTATCTTTCGaggtaataattgtaaaatgtaaattctcTTCGCTGTGATCACGTGaagagtaaattaatattcttttcgcAGGTCTACATTTTATAATGATCAAACTCCATCAAATAATATGGGGCCAGAAGTTTGGAACAACAGTGATTTAAAGGTATGTCAAGTAACTtacgaaagaaatatatgaactctgttaattaaaattgccaTTTACATAGGACACCGTGAGAGAGTGCCGCGGTGAACACTGCCAATTCTTTGGGTCGCCAGAAAACCAATATTATTGCTCGCAGTGCTGGGCTAATCAacattatcgttattaaaCAGCCGTCCATATAATCACATGACAATAATCTCAATTTAATATCGTTCGGGATAAGctattaagtaattttaaaagtaagcATAATACTAGCCGTAAGATAAAGCTTATGAATGTCCCACCAACATATCGTCGGCAATATTACGACATTTTCAGTTTTGTTTCTTTGTtgcatattttctcgtatttattaacattttctatctaaaaactGCATATCAGATGCACAGGGTTTACGACTAACCGATATACGCGTTTATTGCGACTCGCGTTCATTATGGCGCATACTTCATCGttccaaatttattaaaaaaattatattttttgtgctCGAGGGAacgaagtttttttttacaattttaatgtgCCTTCTGTCCTGTATGCGCGGAAAAACGATGATCTGTATCATCATGATAAAAACGTTTGCTTATAACTGCCTCTACAATTTGCATACAATGGTCGGTTAGTTATTAATcaattacaatttcttttttgaattCATAAAAGATGATATGAAAACATTATGTTTATAATCTCATTATCCTGTGCAATCGCTGTGCATGTAAAACTGTGTGaagaataaacatatttttatatatattatcgcgTTATTATTTGCCGATGTGCGGTATCGGTAATTAAGAAGATACACAAAAAGCCCAATATTTTGccataataaaatgtatttacacATATTTCCTCACATTAGCCTATCATCATgtgaaaaaggtaattaatagtaaatgattaatattacCTGACACATTACCCATATTCACTAAATTATCGACAAAGCATGTGTGTGGTAGTATTAcgctaattttaataactgtacgaaggaaaaatttttttattggtatGTACAAAAAGAGGAGGAaagaattatgtaatatataaattattgtttgtttttttcagTACTTTGtatgttttctattattaagTAGCTATATAAGAAAAACATGAAATGAGAAAAGATTTTACAATACGTCGAAGGAACTAGGGAATATTCACTTC
The window above is part of the Temnothorax longispinosus isolate EJ_2023e chromosome 8, Tlon_JGU_v1, whole genome shotgun sequence genome. Proteins encoded here:
- the LOC139817139 gene encoding OTU domain-containing protein 7B translates to MSVGVSMYDGLESEGPPDSGLEDLESTTGATKKLARGISRATENAAIVSYARSQLAALGTPDTPEFTFSLPDLSVYPDSFRKFLEKDLIENGCLNSLEAAGRLNWWYKNGSTRVLWPLATSGDGNCLLHAASLGMWGFHDRLLTLREALHNTLTKGEYRHALFRRWKWRQTGLNAAAGLSYTEAEWLSEWQSIVDMASPTIRNQTATSYQSLEEIHVLTLAHVLKRPIIVIAETMLKDADGVALAPIPFGGVYLPLEVPPTHCHRTPLLLAYHSAHFSPLVTVDGCNDYGSACGEGVSIPLVDPDTGKLLSVLFAVDPGPDWDWVDGSRELLTCTQDTMEILLRQYLDCEYQSFTSEDIDRLSDTDGPLSKTAKQLLEVAKQFGSIGKSVSKKLLSMTNKRPKSPPSTNGGISTEGLLCVRIKSRRHQYVDQMLQNYLQCAHARYLQDHQVDDTGSELNYGAGRSKFYAASDRGSHASVSKLLPTNTNKDHTLYLSRSTFYNDQTPSNNMGPEVWNNSDLKDTVRECRGEHCQFFGSPENQYYCSQCWANQHYRY